From the Phycisphaeraceae bacterium genome, one window contains:
- a CDS encoding LysR family transcriptional regulator yields MANLNFHHLHHFWAVAREGSIARASETLNVSPPTISTQIKALETALGEPLFHRRARRMDLTEIGQCVFEYADDIFSLGNELVRSVQNGEISQKRNRIVIGVTESLPKLIAHSILRPAIDATNAPRVVCREGDLETLMLDLASFRLDLVLSEEPAPASSPLKVFSHKLGDSGISFYATAELAAQLKGEFPNNLDGAPLLIPTERNVLRRTLDQWFTQLDIQPRIVAEFEDTALTKYFAADGTGILAIPTVVGENSARLFGLELIGSSEQCRESFYIISPERKLTHSATLMLTDRARNNLFTNQSDDAIESLNNQNP; encoded by the coding sequence TTGGCTAACCTTAACTTCCACCACCTTCACCACTTCTGGGCCGTCGCCCGCGAGGGCAGCATCGCCCGAGCCTCCGAGACCCTCAACGTCTCCCCGCCCACCATCAGCACCCAGATCAAGGCCCTCGAAACCGCCCTCGGCGAACCCCTGTTCCACCGCAGGGCCCGACGCATGGACCTCACCGAAATCGGGCAATGCGTCTTCGAGTACGCCGATGACATCTTCTCGCTCGGCAACGAACTGGTCCGCTCGGTCCAGAACGGCGAGATCAGCCAGAAACGAAACCGCATCGTCATCGGCGTCACCGAGTCCCTCCCCAAACTCATCGCCCACTCCATCCTCCGACCCGCCATCGACGCCACCAACGCCCCACGCGTTGTCTGTCGTGAGGGTGACCTCGAAACCCTGATGCTCGACCTCGCCAGCTTCAGACTCGACCTGGTCCTCTCCGAAGAGCCCGCCCCCGCCTCTAGCCCGCTCAAAGTCTTCAGCCACAAGCTCGGCGACTCCGGCATCAGCTTCTACGCCACCGCAGAACTCGCCGCGCAACTCAAAGGCGAGTTTCCCAATAACCTCGACGGTGCCCCCCTGCTGATCCCCACCGAACGCAACGTCCTCCGCCGGACCCTGGACCAGTGGTTCACCCAGCTGGATATCCAGCCTCGGATCGTCGCCGAGTTCGAAGACACCGCCCTGACCAAGTACTTCGCCGCCGATGGCACCGGCATCCTCGCCATCCCCACCGTCGTCGGCGAAAACTCCGCACGACTGTTCGGCCTCGAGCTGATCGGCAGCAGCGAACAGTGCCGCGAAAGCTTCTACATCATCAGCCCCGAACGCAAACTCACTCACTCCGCCACCCTGATGCTCACCGATCGCGCTCGCAACAATCTCTTCACCAACCAAAGCGACGACGCGATCGAATCCCTCAACAACCAGAATCCGTGA